From a region of the Phragmites australis chromosome 21, lpPhrAust1.1, whole genome shotgun sequence genome:
- the LOC133903747 gene encoding organic cation/carnitine transporter 7-like isoform X5, producing MEGGRRGFLFTAIVTSGAGFLSAFAPNYLSLITLRFLVGIGLGGGPVLASWFLEFVPAPTRGTWMVVFSAFWTVGTVFEASLAWTVMPKFGWRWLLALSAVPSFVLLLFYAIIPESPRFLCMKGRTTEAMEVLEKMARLNNIQLPSGRLVSDKNIELDEVSRSSESAILLASAEENGNINEDEGSNFGGIKSVGKLLAPKLIRATLLLWMAFFGNAFSYYGIVLLTSELSNGNRICAKEEVESIHSNNASLYKNVFISSFAEIPGSVLSAMIVDRFGRKLSMASMLFTSCVFLFPLVFSRAEILTRISLFGARLCISASFTIIYIYAPEIYPTSVRTTGIGIASSVGRIGGILCPLVAVALVHNCQQTTAILLFELVIFLSGLAVAFFPFETKGCRLNDTEVDMH from the exons GAGAGGGTTTCTTTTTACTGCCATCGTGACAAGTGGAGCTGGATTCTTGAGTGCTTTTGCTCCTAACTATCTGTCTTTGATTACTCTAAGATTTTTAGTTGGTATTGGTTTGGGAGGAGGACCTGTTCTCGCATCTTGGTTCTTGGAATTTGTTCCTGCTCCAACTAGAGGAACTTGGATGGTGGTATTTTCTGCATTTTGGACTGTTGGGACCGTCTTTGAGGCATCTCTTGCATGG ACTGTTATGCCCAAGTTTGGCTGGAGGTGGTTGTTAGCATTATCAGCTGTTCCATCTTTCGTCCTGCTCCTATTTTATGCTATTATACCAGAGTCACCAAGGTTCCTGTGCATGAAAGGCAGAACAACCGAAGCTATGGAGGTATTGGAGAAAATGGCTAGATTAAACAATATACAGCTACCTTCTGGTAGGCTTGTTTCTGACAAAAACATTGAGCTAGATGAAGTTTCGAGGTCTTCAGAGTCCGCAATACTTCTGGCTAGTGCTGAAGAAAATGGCAACATAAATGAAGATGAAGGTTCCAATTTCGGAGGTATTAAGTCCGTTGGCAAGCTACTTGCACCAAAATTGATCAGAGCAACCCTGCTTCTTTGGATGGCTTTCTTTGGAAATGCATTTTCCTATTACGGGATTGTTCTGCTGACATCAGAGCTAAGTAACGGAAATAGGATATGTGCGAAAGAGGAGGTTGAATCCATACACTCAAATAATGCAAGCCTCTATAAGAACGTTTTCATATCCAGTTTTGCTG AGATTCCAGGGTCGGTCCTATCGGCCATGATTGTGGACAGATTTGGTCGAAAGCTTTCAATGGCGTCGATGCTCTTCACTAGCTGTGTCTTCTTATTCCCACTAGTGTTCTCCCGGGCAGAGATACTAACAAGAATCTCCCTGTTTGGTGCCCGGCTCTGTATATCTGCCAGCTTCAccattatatacatatatgctcCAGAG ATTTACCCAACCTCAGTCAGAACAACAGGCATCGGCATCGCAAGCTCCGTAGGCAGGATCGGGGGCATCCTCTGCCCGCTCGTCGCTGTTGCCCTGGTGCACAACTGCCAGCAGACGACGGCGATCCTCCTGTTTGAGCTTGTAATCTTCCTTTCCGGCCTGGCTGTCGCGTTCTTCCCTTTTGAGACGAAGGGGTGTAGACTCAACGATACCGAGGTCGATATGCATTGA